In Pseudomonadota bacterium, the genomic window GTCAGAGCGGGTGTGCTCCCGAGCAGTAGCGCCGGCCCCACGCCGACGGGACGTAGCCATAGGTAGCAGGCGAGGCCCGCGAGCAGCGCCAGGGCGGCGCCGAGGAAAGCGAGACGCTGTGGGGCGGTGGCAGACATGGAGTGTTGCTGGCGCGGCGCGACGGACTGAGCCGGTCAGTCCGTGGACGTGCGCAACTCCTCGTCACTCATGTGATGCCGTTCGTCCACGGGCGCCATCAGGGCGTTGCTCACCAGGGCCACCGCGAGCAGTGCCGCCATGAGGTACATGGTCAGGTTGTAGAGGCTGGGGGTGGGATCGACCGTGCCCGCGGGCGCGATCTCCATCAGCTTGGCCACGGTGACGGTCTTCTGGCTGATTAGCGCGTCGAGCTGGTCGAGGCCGGCGCCGAAGGCGGCGCGGAAGCGTTCGGGATCCACCTGCGCTGCCAGCGACGAGAGCGCGTTGCGCAGGGAGTACTCGCGCAGGGCCGTGATGGCGAGGGGGCCTAGTACGCCCGCCATGCTCCAGGCCGTGAGCAGACGGCCGTGGATGCCGCCCACGTAGCGCGTACCGAACACATCTGCCAGGTAGGCCGGGATCGTGGCAAAGCCGCCCCCGTACATGGTGAAGATGATCATGGTGGCAGCATAGAAGTAGACCAGCCAGATCGCGGAGGGGCTGGCGCTCACCTGCTGCGCGGCGAAGGGAATCGAGGCGTAGAGAGCGATGCCGAGGGCGAAGAAGACCCAGTAGGTGTTCTTGCGGCCGAGGAAATCCGAGGTGCTGGCCCAGAAGAAGCGGCCGATCATGTTGAACAGGCTGATCATGACCACGTAGGTGGCGGCGAAGGTGCCATCAACGATGCCAGGCAGGGTGGTGCCGAAGATCTCGTTGATCATCGTCTTCGCCACGCTGAGCACGCCGATACCGGCGGTCACGTTGAGGCAGAGCACGATCCACAGCTGGTAGAACTGGCGGGTCTTGAGTGCCTCGTCGATGTCTACGTGGCGGGTGGTGATCATCTTGGCGCTGCGCGCGGCGTCGGTCGGCGGGGTCCAGCCGGCCGGCGTCCAGTCCGGTGCGGGGATGCGATAGGCGAAGGCCGCAATCATCATCACCACGAAGTAGAGCACGCCGAGGGCGAAGAAGGTGGGCGCAAGGCCCACGCTGCCCGTCCCTACCACGTACACGCCCTCAGGCCCTGCGACGAGCATGTTAGCCACGTCGTTGGCGCCGACCACCACCACTTCGAGCAGCTCTCCGCCCACTTCGGCGAAGCGCTTGCCGGCCTCCGTGACCAGATCGACGTCGGCGACGGGACCGAGATACTGCGGCGCCTGGTAAAAGGTGGAGATCAGGAACTCCTTCAGTGGCGCGCCGATCATGGCGCCGCCGCCGAAACCCATGATCGCCATGCCCGTGGCCATGCCGCGACGATCGGGGAACCAGCGGATCAAGGTGCTCACGGGCGAGACGTAACCCAGGCCGAGGCCGCAGCCGCCGAGCACGCCGTACCCGAGGTACAGCAACCAGAGCTGATGGGTGAGGATGCCGAGGCCGCCGACGATGAAGCCACCGCCCCAGCAGCAGGCGGCGGTGACCCCCACCATGCGTGGGCCGACCCGCTCCAGCCATTTGCCAGCGAAGGCCGCGGCGATACCTAAGAACACGATGGCGACGGTGAAGGTGGTGGCAACGCTGCTCAAGGTCCAGTCGTCTGCCGCACTGGTGACCACGCCGAGGGATTTGGTCAGGGCGGGGTTGAAAATGCTCCAGGCGTAGACGGAGCCGATGCAAAGGTGGATGGCGATGGAGGCGGGAGGCACCAGCCAACGATTGAAGCCTGGGCCGGCAACGATGCGCTCCTTCGACAATAAGCCTGCCATCCGTCGCTCCTTCCTTTACGCCTGGTGATCTGAATGCCGCTTGCCTGGCACGGCAGCATACACAAAAAAAGGCGACGACCGGTGTTGCCGGCCGCCGCCTCCGAGTCGGTGTACGACGCTGGGACCTACTCAGTCGTCATCGTCGTCGTCATCATCATCATCATCATCATCATCACGTTCCTCGCCGATAGGCAGAAGCGGGAAGCCGTATTCGGTCAGCAGCGCGGTGACCTCCGATTCGGTGTCACGTAGCAGGGCGGAGATCTGCTCGCGTCGCTTGCCATCGCCGTAGCGCACGCCTGAGGCGATGGTGAAGTCGAAGGTCAGACCATCACCCGACTCGAGGGGAATCACGACCACCTTCGGGCCATCGTTCGCTTCGTTGACCCGGTTGGCGAAGAACCCCGCGACGGGGCCCCACAGGATGACTAGGTCGACTTCTCCCGCGCGCAGGTCATTCTCGATCAACTGGCCGGGGTAGCGGTTGGGGTCGGCGTCGAGCGCCTGGTAAGGCCGCAGCTTGTAGTCCAGTCCATGTCGGGACAGCCAGACCGAGGCGGGTGTGCCGACGAAGGTGGCGACCGACACCGTCTCCTTCAGCTCCGCCGGTAGGCTAATAATGTCCTGAGGTGACTGAGCGCCGTCCAGCTTGCCGCCCTCGAGGTAGGCGAGGGCCCATGTGGAGCGGTAGTAGGACTGGGTGGTGATCCCCAGCTCCCACCCCTTGGCCACGCCGATCACCACATCGCACTTGTAACCTGAGCGGTTGGCGGGGTTTTGCGAGCGCAGGGTCATGCGTTCGAAGCCGCGGCGCTGCGGGAACCACTCGTACTCGAGGGGCTGGCCGAGGCGTTCAGCCCAGAGGCTCGCGATGCGGTTCTCGACGCCTTCGCCCGCCTGGTTGGAGAACGGCAGGTTGTTGGGATCAGCGCAGACGCGGAAGGCATTGTCCTCGACGTGGTGGTCGGCATGGGCCATCCCGCTCAGGCCGAGAACGGCTAACGCCACGGGCGCCAGCGTGTGAATCAGGGGCTTGTTCATAAGCTTCAACGTTTCCGTGTTGGACGTCCGGCGCCGAGGATACCGTCTGAGCGCGCTTTGAGGTAGGCGTAGAGTTCGTCGAACTTGGTATTCACGTTCGGGTCTGCGCCCCAGGCGGGCATGACGCCGAGTTGCCCGGTGTAGCCGTTGGTCACGCTCTCGTAGAAGCGTGCCTTGTCGATCTCCTGCAGGCGGGTGACCAGGCTCGGGGCGAAGGTACTGCCGACGGCGTCCTGGGCATGGCAGACGTGGCAGGCGGCGTGGTAGGTGCGCCAGCCCACGTAGGTGGCCTTGTCGACCAGGCAGTTGCCGTCGGCGTCGCACGCGATGTCGTAGGGCGGTGCGTTGCCGTCGCCTTCTTCAGCGGCGGTGTCCGTCACGGCGGCGGCGACTGGCTCTTGCGGCGTCGTCGGCGAGTCGCTAGCGCCGGTGCTGTCGGCGTCGGCTTGCACCGCGCTCGCCTCCGGTGTGGCCTCGCTCTCGTCAGTCGGCGCGGCCGCTTCCGTGGCGTCGTTAGATGGCGGCGTACAGGCGAGGGTCAGCGATAGCAGCACGCTGCTTGCAAGGGCAACGGTAGCCAGCCGCAGGGGTCGCGCGCCGGGGTGTGCGTCGTATGATCCCATCGACGTTTCTCCATCCATGAAACGAAAAAATCCCCGGCCATCTTACGATGACCGGGGACAATTTAGACGCTTATTGCTTTTGTTTTCGGATCAGTTTCGCGTGGACTTAGTTGCCCAGCGAGAAGACCGTCAGCACACCACCCAGCTGGGTGTAGTCGCTCAGCTTCTTGTACGCACCCACGGCGCCCAGGCCGTCGGTGTCGTTCTCGAGGCCAGCGGCCATGCCGATGCCGGCCCAGCCGCCGATGCCCGAGAGGACACCCACGTACTGCTTGCCGTTGTGCATCCAGGTGTTGACGTTGCCGATGATGCCGGACGGGGTCTTGAACTTGTACAGCTCCTTACCCGTGTCAGCGGACACAGCCTTCAGGTAACCCTCGAGGGTACCGTAGAAGACGATGTCACCAGCGGTCGCCAGCGCGCCACTCCAGACGGAGAAACGCTCAGGGATGGACCACAGGATCTTGCCTTCGGCAGCGTCCCAGGCGATGAAGTTACCGAGGTTGTTGGTGCCGTCACCCAGCACGCGACCCGCCGGGTACATGCTCAGCGTGGCGCCTACGTACGGCTGACCCGCAACGTACTCGACTTCAAACGGCTCGTAGTCCATGCAGACGTGGTTGGTCGGCACGTAGAAGACCTTGGTCTTCGGCGAGTAAGCAACAGGCTGCTGGTCCTTGGAACCCAGTGCGGCCGGGCAGATCTCGGTGGTGTTGAAGTCCTCACCGTTCTTGTCCGTGCTGTAGCGGTCCACAACCTGCGGGCGGCCCGTCTTCATGTCGACGTGCGTGGCCCAGTTGGTAGCGGGGTCGTACTTCTCGGCAACCAGCAGTTCGCCAGTCACGCGGTCCAGCGTGTAACCGAAACCGTTGCGGTCGAAGTGCACCATCACCTTGCGCATCTTGCCGTCGATCTCGATGTCGGCGAGGACGCTCTCGTTGATGCCGTCGTAATCCCACTCATCGTGCGGGGTCATCTGGTAGAACCAGCGAGCTTCACCGGTGTCAGCGTCGCGAGCCATGAGGGTCATGGTCCACTTGTTGTCACCAGGACGCACAACCGGGTTCCACGTGGACGGGTTACCCG contains:
- a CDS encoding methanol/ethanol family PQQ-dependent dehydrogenase, which translates into the protein MSKRFVSLAAASAVALTSGLAMANQDVMRLTKDPSNWAIWGGNYAGQRFSKLDQINTGNARDLQVAWSFSTGVLRGHEGGPLVVGDTLYIHTAFPNKVFAIDLNDQTLIWSHVPVQNPDTIPVMCCDTVNRGLAYADGKIFLQQADTTLKALNAKTGEVMWAIKNGDPSKGSTNTNAPIVIKDKVYTGISGGEFGVRGFVAAYNTSDGSLAWKAYSTGPDDEMLVNPRKTMVMGKRIGKNSSLKSWKGDQWKIGGGTTWGWYTYDPQENLIYYGTGNPSTWNPVVRPGDNKWTMTLMARDADTGEARWFYQMTPHDEWDYDGINESVLADIEIDGKMRKVMVHFDRNGFGYTLDRVTGELLVAEKYDPATNWATHVDMKTGRPQVVDRYSTDKNGEDFNTTEICPAALGSKDQQPVAYSPKTKVFYVPTNHVCMDYEPFEVEYVAGQPYVGATLSMYPAGRVLGDGTNNLGNFIAWDAAEGKILWSIPERFSVWSGALATAGDIVFYGTLEGYLKAVSADTGKELYKFKTPSGIIGNVNTWMHNGKQYVGVLSGIGGWAGIGMAAGLENDTDGLGAVGAYKKLSDYTQLGGVLTVFSLGN
- a CDS encoding quinoprotein dehydrogenase-associated putative ABC transporter substrate-binding protein; the protein is MNKPLIHTLAPVALAVLGLSGMAHADHHVEDNAFRVCADPNNLPFSNQAGEGVENRIASLWAERLGQPLEYEWFPQRRGFERMTLRSQNPANRSGYKCDVVIGVAKGWELGITTQSYYRSTWALAYLEGGKLDGAQSPQDIISLPAELKETVSVATFVGTPASVWLSRHGLDYKLRPYQALDADPNRYPGQLIENDLRAGEVDLVILWGPVAGFFANRVNEANDGPKVVVIPLESGDGLTFDFTIASGVRYGDGKRREQISALLRDTESEVTALLTEYGFPLLPIGEERDDDDDDDDDDDDDD
- a CDS encoding cytochrome c encodes the protein MGSYDAHPGARPLRLATVALASSVLLSLTLACTPPSNDATEAAAPTDESEATPEASAVQADADSTGASDSPTTPQEPVAAAVTDTAAEEGDGNAPPYDIACDADGNCLVDKATYVGWRTYHAACHVCHAQDAVGSTFAPSLVTRLQEIDKARFYESVTNGYTGQLGVMPAWGADPNVNTKFDELYAYLKARSDGILGAGRPTRKR
- a CDS encoding OFA family MFS transporter → MAGLLSKERIVAGPGFNRWLVPPASIAIHLCIGSVYAWSIFNPALTKSLGVVTSAADDWTLSSVATTFTVAIVFLGIAAAFAGKWLERVGPRMVGVTAACCWGGGFIVGGLGILTHQLWLLYLGYGVLGGCGLGLGYVSPVSTLIRWFPDRRGMATGMAIMGFGGGAMIGAPLKEFLISTFYQAPQYLGPVADVDLVTEAGKRFAEVGGELLEVVVVGANDVANMLVAGPEGVYVVGTGSVGLAPTFFALGVLYFVVMMIAAFAYRIPAPDWTPAGWTPPTDAARSAKMITTRHVDIDEALKTRQFYQLWIVLCLNVTAGIGVLSVAKTMINEIFGTTLPGIVDGTFAATYVVMISLFNMIGRFFWASTSDFLGRKNTYWVFFALGIALYASIPFAAQQVSASPSAIWLVYFYAATMIIFTMYGGGFATIPAYLADVFGTRYVGGIHGRLLTAWSMAGVLGPLAITALREYSLRNALSSLAAQVDPERFRAAFGAGLDQLDALISQKTVTVAKLMEIAPAGTVDPTPSLYNLTMYLMAALLAVALVSNALMAPVDERHHMSDEELRTSTD